A window of Oryza glaberrima chromosome 2, OglaRS2, whole genome shotgun sequence genomic DNA:
CATCTCTGCACTCGCTTCTGAAAAATATTCTCACCGTCCAAAACCGTATTGTTTTTCAGCTCATATTGCTGTCAGCGCAAAAATGATGAAAATTTTGTGATACATCAAAGCGGAAGGAGGGATTGGTTCGAAAGAATAATGCTTAAGGGACGGCTCCAATAAGTGGATCATGGATCGTGTGATAATATGCTAAATGCAGTTGAGTTCTTCAACGGAGGGGGAGAGACTTGTGGTGGTAGCGGCAGAGAAATCAAGAAAGCTAGCTTCATAGTGTAGTTATACCTCTACCTAAGAGGTGTTATTATACTAGTGTATAAATTAGGCAGGAGTTACTATTTATTTTGTAGATGATAAATTTTGAACTATTGGTTTAAGAAGGTTATAAATTTTGAAGTGGTACTCAGTTATTAAGTCGGTTCAAATTCAGAGGTGAAACATCTGCTCATGTAAAGCAACTTACTTTTCTCTAGTTTTGGGGAAAATTTTGGTCATTTGATGGGAATATTGGCGCAGATCGTTGCACAGTATGTGTGCCACGTTGGAACAGTACAAGGATGCGGGGGTTCAATCACCAACGCGCGTGCATTCCATCAGAAGTACTCTGCTACTTTATGGCCATACAATTACAATCGATCTTCCGCGCCTAATGTAACAGCTCGTTAACGTAATGTAACAGCTCCTGGTGCAAGTAGATGGGGAGGTGACGAGTTAGTAGCAGTAACCGTAGTTTTTTTAGTCCATCACATTTATGCATTTACAGTCTATGACCGTATTAATACTTTTGAAAGGTATATTATTCCTCGAAATTTCTTCAGTGTAGGCCAGTATGCTTTATCAGCCCATACAGATCGGAAACAGTACAGTTGGACATCTTAATACAACTAAAATAGTTGAAGTATCTAGATACAGCTATGGCATTATAACCTGAACCCAAATGATAAATGGTATTTCGTCCGTTTCACTGTAGTTGCCATAATTCCTCTTTATAGCGATCGCAGAGGGTAAAGCTGAAATAGCCGACTCGTAGGTCGACTTGAGACGATATATATATGCTTAGATCGTTGATGTGTTTGTCAATCGATCGCGTTGTAGCGAGTGCGACTGATTGATTGCACTAATGAACAACTCCATccatggtgaaaaaaaaaaacaatttctaaCTTTGAATCTATACACCCgctatatttaaatttatagtcaggaattgattttttttttttaaggacggagggtgTGCTCAAGTACATCTTTCTGTGCCGCTAGCTGAAAAGCAGCCTGAACTGAAAACATTCACCATATCATGCATAACATCAGAGTCAGACACATCACCATGCTCTAGCCTACTCGATTTACTTCAACCTAAACATGAGATATACCTCCGGGTCGTACTTTGATTCAAGATCTGCAGTCAAGTACACTTCTACAATACTCACTCCGTTGAAAGATATAAGGCAGGGTTTCACTTATCGCACGATAATCACGCGATTATCACGATTATCATGGGGGTACGGTAGGAGAAATCGACGATATGGTTTGGatgaattttgaccaaattcaaaattccggaaaaaattaaaaaaattgaaaaaaatcatggataTGGTTCTTGATTTGTAATTGTCAATggtgaagaattttttttgaaatagagTAAGCTATATTCAAATTTGAGGGCACAACCGAGAATAGTTTACAAATTAGAAAAGGGAAGAGAATATTGGGCCTTAAGTATCCTATATATTTTTCCAATTATTCTCAATTTCTAGTTTTCTACACATATTCAAccgtattttttatttttttcccttattTATTTTGCATTTACATAATTTCAGCTACACAGCCCACGATAACCGTGCGAATACAGCGGTTATTGCGGTAAACCATGTGATTATCGTGGTGAAACCGCGAAACCACCAAGTTTTGAATTCGAATTTTTGGATGTGATTTTTGTGCGATTTTAGACGATTATCACGCGATTATCGTGGTTATCGCGCTACCGCGGGGTGGTGGTAATCTCGGCCCAAACGATAAGGTAAACCTGATACAAGGTCTATCAGTTTTAAATAGACTTCAATACTGAACTTCGACAGTTATTTTCTTTCGCAATGTTTCATCAATAGTACAAAATTAACATGATAAGAAagcatttatataaatataaatccAATGATATCACTTGTGTCACTAAACATATTgtattgcctttttttttcccaaatacATAACACACCTTCTATTTGATTCAACAAATGAAGTAGCCTTgaaaaggggaggggaggtccTTAACTAGTAAACTCTGACATTGTGTGCACCACGATATCACATTAGAGCACCCTTGGTTTCAATCTGTAAATATTAACTGTAAATAGATTTGCATAATTTCACTGTCCTACAATATGGAAAGGGAAAGCATAAATCTTAAAGCACAATTTATGCACATGGAAGTACCTAGGTTATTCTGTTGATCATTTGCtcccaaaatttcagaaaagaGGGTAAATTAGCTCAACAGAAGCAATTGTGCATGAGATACGCAAAGGAATGTAGTACCATTCCTATGTGGTCACCTAATTAGTCAAGTACTCACAATGAAAAGACAACAACTTCATCATATGACGGAGATAATTTAAGTAGCAAATCCAGCCCAACAAATAATGAACCGTATTTTAGAGAGAAATAGAATTTTAAAACAAAAGCGAAAATATCTTGTAAAAACAGCAATATCAAATCCTTTATCAATACATTTATACACTGCCCAAAGTGGTAAACAAACATATTTTCTTCATAATCCAGAACAATATGAAACCCAAAGCGAAGAAAAAGAATGCACCATATGAGAAGTAAACAAACATCtttaccaagaaaaaaaagtccattttacttcCCCGAACTATTTCGCCTGACCACTTAGCCCCCTAAACAATTTTTCAGCTCATTAAAATGGACCTTTTTCTTTCAATGAAATGAACTTTTTTCTTTCAACAAAGGCTGATCTTACAATATAACCCATATGATCGATTTAGGAATTCAAGGTTTATCACCGTGGTTACATGTTAACCCATTCACCCATTCACTTTACTAGGATTTTCAACAAAGGTTGATCTTACAATATAACCTATTTGATTGATTTAGGAGTTCAAGGTTTATCACCATGATTGCATGTTACTGACTTACTGCTACCTGATGGTGCTTGTGCATTCTATGAAAGTAAAAACTAAATACCAAGAGGGAAGGAGCAAGGTACCATACTCAATTCGAATGACTGAGATTTAATTCCTTGGGTAGATATCTTGAAAAGATGGAGGGAAAGAATTACTGATGAGCAGCCTGAAACATGAGCCAAGCGATATCTAATAGAAAATAATAGCAAATAACAAAACAAGTAAATGTTGCACGCTGGAACAGAAAATGACCTGGAAAGAGATGCATTTGTCCCTAGATAacatactactacctccgtcccaaaatacttgttgctttattatcaaaagtactttaagtatcacttatccttttttatatttgcactaatttttcaaataagaggaatggtcaaacgttacaagaaaaaagtcaaagtgacCACTAAtttaggacagaggtagtactagaTAAATCCAATTTAAGTACACCCATAGACAAAGGCATGCATAATTCGTCAATGATAAGATTACCTATTAAGAAAGACCAGAAAAATGTAACTAGAAAGTGCAGAAGATTGAAAGAACCATAAAGGGTTTACAAGCTAATACAACATAGTTACTGAGTAGATAATGTGGATTGTGGAGAACAAATAGCAGATTTCACAAGTCGACAACAAACACCCTGTATAGCTATTATTTATAGACTTCCACACCATGAATAACAAAGGGTCCTCTCAGCAACATATTCACCATACACAAAGCAAACTCATCAAAAGTCAACAAATTACTGGGGAACTTTCTATTACGATTAAACAGCCTATGCCGATATTCACATTTCTTTATATGAAAAGGCAAACGTAGGTAACATACCAAACAGTACCATGCATAGAGAAGAACTGTGATGATTAACTAGGTCATAACCCTGCCATCTTAGTATCTTGGACCCATACTACAAGAACGGGACAGACGCAAATTCCCCATCTCACGTTCACTTCCAACCGTTTCTCCACCTGAAGAAGCTGAGATGTACTGCTTCCTGCAGGCAGGACAGCGCCCATCTGCCTCAAGAATTCTCTTGTGGCAGAACAGACACAGATGAAAACCGCAGGGGCAAGGGAGGAAGCTTGAATCTGTTGGATCAAGGTCCTCGTAGCATATAGGGCAGGATGTCGGCTTCGAGGGGACTCCCTTTTGTGCAGATCCTATCCCCATTGCCACCCAACAGTTACCCATGCTAGCTGGAAAGCTGACTTGTTTGGAGAGGCTGGGTAAACTCTGTGGACGGAATGCATCATCTGGGCTCCAAGCTCTTGTACTACTCTTGATTGGTTCTTGCCTTGTTGCTGCATTAGCAGGCACTGGACAAGATGCAGGTACAACTGGTGGATCTGCCGGCACTGGATCCTGGTGATTATGGTTGTCATCCACTGAGAGTGCATCGGCAACAGCTTCCCAATCATCCAAAactccatcatcatcattctCGGGGCTACCACCAGTGTCATCGTCAGAATCAGTCACACTCCGAGAGCTGGACCAAGcactgctgccgctgctgaaGCTACGGCCACCACCATTGCCCGAGCAGTGCTTCTGCTGCAAGCAGCCAATAGGAGGGTTGTAGGAGACAGGGCTGTGCAACGGAGACTCATGATCACTGCTACCAACATCCTGGCTAGCGCCAACTGAATCCTCCTTGAAATCCTCTGGATCCCCTTCCCTCGTCCGAATCTCtgcacgccggcgagggagTGGAGGGTGCGGGGATGCGAGGATCGGCGACCCGGAGTTGGCTCCTGCCGCTGCTCCAGGGGATACCACAGCCTTCACCTCCTTCCCATCCTTCACTAGACCAATCCAAACAGAAGATGGATCAGATTCTGAGCAAATGGCCAAATGATCAACTAATGATTGAAGCTTTCTCACCCCAGATCCCAAATCAAGCAAAACACATCAAAATGGGACCAAAAGACCGAAACAAAGATTCCAACTTTCTCACCCGACAGCGCAGAATTCATCAAAAGCATCGCCTAAAAACCCATCAAAGCAAAAAAAGAATAGCTCTCTTTAGGCAGACTCCACCAATACAATGAACCGAATTTGAGGGCAAATTGAAACCCAAGATCccaattccccccccccccccccccagatCACCTGGGCCGACCCAACAACATccaaaatcaaacatgattaggaaaacaaaaaaaaaaaaacagataaggAGCGCGAGAGATCAGACCCTGCGAAAGCCACTGCTCCCGCCGCACGTCGAGCTTGCTCTGCTTCAGCTTCGCCGACCGATTCCCCTGCAAAAACAGAaacacccaccaccaccaccaccacccaaaaaaaaaaatccccacgGATCAGCACCCCCATCTCATCCAATCGAAAACATCCGAACTCGAATCGGAGAGAACCCCCCACCCTTACCCGCTTCTTCTTCGCGTCGCGCGCGGCCGACGGTGAGGACGCGTCGTGGGCCATGGCGTCGTATcccatcccctccccttcccttctcccttCTTTACACACTGCCGCAGCACACACGCGCTcgcaacctcgccgccgctggagccggaggaggaggaggaagaggaggaaggagaggaggagtaAAACCTAGCGCGAGCCgagacgaggcggaggaggaaggaggagcggaAGCTGCAGCTGATGAGGATAATACGGCGTGGAGAAAAACGAGTCGATGAGCTGacgcaaaaataaataataataataataaataataattaaaacaaaaCGTTTTCTGCTTCCGCACGACGagctggacgacgacgacgacggcggcaacggGTGAAATGACGGAAatgccctcctccgccgcggcggagcgcgAAGCGGTGTGGGGATGCATCTGGGCCGTCGGATTGATACGGTCGGTGCCAATACGTGTGGCCGGGCAGCATGCCACGTCGTCAGTATTAGTAAGTGAGAGGGAGGATGGATGTGCTGGGGAGAAAATGGaagtgtttttgtttttttgtcccgtttaactttttttttcaagctattttaacttttccgtcatatcaaatttttatatatatataaacttccaactttttcatcatatcgttctaatttctttaaacttttaattttgatgtgaacaaCACAATCCTTGTTGAAGGAAAAAGATTGGAAGTGGTTGCGTATTCTGTAGGATTTTCTAtcacacgtttttttttttttttgcaagagtTGCAGGGTTGACCTACAGGAGATATGATTAGAGTATTTGGTAGTACGTCGAATGAGTTTTATGCGTCTCGAAATTTAAGTAACCATTCAATGCAATGTcctaacattaaaaaaaaaaggtaaatagtTAAAGTGGTCCTATAAATTTCATCTgaggctcagtttagtcct
This region includes:
- the LOC127764145 gene encoding uncharacterized protein LOC127764145, with protein sequence MGYDAMAHDASSPSAARDAKKKRGNRSAKLKQSKLDVRREQWLSQVKDGKEVKAVVSPGAAAGANSGSPILASPHPPLPRRRAEIRTREGDPEDFKEDSVGASQDVGSSDHESPLHSPVSYNPPIGCLQQKHCSGNGGGRSFSSGSSAWSSSRSVTDSDDDTGGSPENDDDGVLDDWEAVADALSVDDNHNHQDPVPADPPVVPASCPVPANAATRQEPIKSSTRAWSPDDAFRPQSLPSLSKQVSFPASMGNCWVAMGIGSAQKGVPSKPTSCPICYEDLDPTDSSFLPCPCGFHLCLFCHKRILEADGRCPACRKQYISASSGGETVGSEREMGNLRLSRSCSMGPRY